A stretch of the Kroppenstedtia eburnea genome encodes the following:
- a CDS encoding YwbE family protein yields the protein MDGRKRSDIRPGQTVDIVLKADQRTGKRTRGVVKEILTNSPTHPHGIKVRLEDGQVGRVQEILD from the coding sequence ATCGACGGACGAAAGCGGAGCGACATCCGGCCGGGCCAGACGGTGGACATCGTGCTGAAGGCGGACCAGCGGACGGGGAAGCGGACCCGGGGTGTGGTAAAAGAGATCCTGACCAACTCCCCCACCCATCCCCATGGGATCAAGGTGCGGCTGGAAGATGGACAGGTGGGACGGGTCCAGGAGATTCTGGATTAG